The following DNA comes from Triticum aestivum cultivar Chinese Spring chromosome 3D, IWGSC CS RefSeq v2.1, whole genome shotgun sequence.
CTAAGTCTCTCATCAAGTTGCCTTTGTCCTTATAATTTTCATTTGTTCACTCTGCTCCGACAAGTACCTTTGGCTTTGGCTCTCGGGTGTAGGTGCACCCTATATgggaaaaacaacaattttggaaaATTCAAAAAATTATTCAATTTCTTGGGAAACAAACTTAACCTTCAGTTGTATTTGTCTATATAATAAAAATTGCCAAGGAATGACTTTCATGCTATTTTGGGTGGAAAAAGTAACACTATATACCTTGATTAATCGAATTTGGAGATTCTCACATTCATTCAGCCAAAGCAGAATAACATTTCTGAATTCTCAATTCTAACTGGAATTTCCTTTTTTTATCTTCCCAAAAGAACTAGTTCATTTTCCACCTAATTTTCCTATTCCACATGTTCTGCTCTTATCCAGTTTTCCGTTAAGTTACAAACACAGCTTTCTGAAGTTTTCAGAACACTGAGTAGAAACGAACATCTTGGATTTTTCAATAGAAAATGTGGCCAAGAGAATCGCATGTTTTATTCAGGCGAAGCCGGAGATCATCCCCATTTCCATTAACGAAACATCAAAGCATTACTCATCACAGGAAACTCGCTCCCACTCACACTCTGCTTCGATTCGACGCGCACACCATCCGTCACAGCTCAGGCGACCTGGACCTGGATGGTCTTCGGCTTCTTTGGCTCGGGCGGCGGCAGCTTCTCGACGGTGACGGTGAGCACGCCGTCGCGGCACGCGGCGGAGATCTTCTCCATGTCGGCGTTCTCTGGCAGCACGAACTTGCGCATCAGCTTGCCCATGCGGCGCTCCATCCGCAGGTACTTGGcgtcctccttctcctccctccGCCGCTCCCCGCTGATGACCAGCACCCGCTCGTCCTCCACCTGCACCTTGATGTCGCCGGACCCCAGCCCCGGCATGTCCACCACGAACGCGTACGCGCCCGGCAGCTCCTTCACGTCGGCGGGGGTGGCCGCCATGGCGCGCGCGTCGCGGACGTAGGCGCGCGTCGGGCCCTGCTTCTCGCCGCCGGGGGCACCGGTCTCGCCGTCCGGGATGTCCAGCAGGTGCTGCAGCGCGGTCATCATCGGGGCATCCAAGCCGAACATCATGCCCGCCATTCTCGCTCGCTGATCTCGAGCTCGGTCGATCTCCTCGGGTTGGACTGCGTTGGATTGTTTGTTGAATTTTGTGGAATTTTTCGGTGGTGATGCgatgcgaggaggagggagcttATGTAGGTCGCCGGAGGCGGGGGTCTGGAAGGTAATGGAAACTTCTGAAAGGTGGTGGAACGAGTGCGGAGCAGTGGGGAGTCCTTCGGGCACCGATGGAGAAAGTTCTAGATCGACATTCAGAATTGGTTGTGCGGTAGctttgggccccacatgtcattcgGGGCAGCAGAgagatattttttttctttctatagGATACGCATAGAGAGATTTTCATTTTGTGCAGAGATTTTTTTAgactagtaataatgtacgtgcaatgcacgtttatattaggtagaatattagttgcacgttatattaggtaagatatatctgttgcacgCTGATATTTGAtaagatatcaattactttttcaCGAGAATGCATGGCAGATTTCAAGGGATAGTGTtgagtcaaaacgtgtttataacTAATGACAGTGGTGGAtaattagagcgttaaacgtgtttggtgctcaacattgaaGCGATTTGAACCGCCagataacatgatttgacggtcGAGATGGTTTGGATCTACCCATTTGGGTCCTTTTATATtggtgtgtgtatatatatatatatagagagagagagagagagagatacatgcAATACGGCGGGAGTCcttagccaaatatgcatgtaacatcccaaattttcaatttggaatgttatacataggtcattcatgcatatcatattttattgtattttcgttttgcgatcctcgaaattctaagcaactcaaggacccacggagagagttggggatttcacatttttcctatttgaatttttttcaaatattgaaacagggatcattttggttttaataaattttctctccgaaaatatttcttattaaaatatatgagaggggataatatgacttctccaaaataaaagaaatattggaggaaaaatatcaaaaatcaaataaataattttatttgaattttatttgcgatttatttgaattagaaaaaaatatgcgcttttcaaattgcattttagggccaagaaaatgttcatcttgttctaaatattttatttagatagtgaaaaattgttttggtattcttagatttttattttattttctaggatttttccggCAAAATctgttttctttttaaaaaaaatcccgcCGGACcggactgggccgaggcccagctggcccagccagcgccgccgcctccctcccgtgCGCGAgacggactcgccggagtccgcctgcgccacgccgccgcgccgccccctcctccaagtcggcctcgaccccgaccccctcataaatacccccccccccccgccgccgccctacCCCACCACCCACCACCCAaagccgccgccgcaagccgccgtCACCCCGCCGCTCGCCGACGCCCCGCCGCCGCAAACccgacgccgcgccgccccgctggagcctcgccggaggtagccgccgccgttgtcgttttttttcggttaaccgttcggttttttttcaaaaaccctagatctaatttttttagatcggttcggtcggttttccgtcggtttatttgtttagcggacgttcgtccgtatgttcgttttaacgaacgctgttcatccgttagccgcagacagcgaacgttcgttcgttagcctgttcgtcagtttttctttttctagggttttccgcgattattttcgatcgcgatttcttcCCTAATCTTcaatctagtataacttttcgctcctttatccaaatcaggtgaaacaagcgcctagatcttcgtctcgaaaccctatttctgtttaaccaacttgaacaagattttggtactgtaaaatttgactttagtccagattagtaatcggatcttgtttctttcgcagtttgagtttcgttgctccgtttgatttgattctttttgcaaaccggagttcttcagttgaactttctggttagatcttcttatttgagttttacccgtgcatctttgcttgattgcttatgtatgctattgtttgtttgcgatagaattcccggagtgcgaagcgtgctactatgagtctctaggttttgcggatcgtcagcaaggcaagtaacacattgatcatactctttcatacccagtttttatgcattagttacaaccctcaaacactgcatgattaggatgtgattaacttgtgggtatttaGGAAGTAGATGATggggtagaacctattgccctgtttattatcaaaccctgggagttacttctacgttatgcttatattgctatgttatgctcgtagacgtggattgggtttgagtgatttcaTGAccgatgtgagttgttaattaatggttcaacttaaggtggccactttaatatacatctgggtggattgcttgtgggcacctggagaatccagtgttgtcctaggatatcccggagtacccgtgtgatcatcctacggtccgccacccaggctcaaagggatcataagattattcatgctagaaacttccgtgtgcagccacaagccattatgggctctggcatagttgagtatgttgcgtgacctatttcagtggtaggctagcagatgtagagggaaagtaggtgtaactgtctacccagagtaaagagttaaggcttctgaaagactgtgtctcggtcatacgtttctcaaacatcatgtagtgcgagaaatccaacggaggagattgagtcttgtggggaaaagtgcccaaacctctgcagagtgtataaactaatcatggttagccgtgtcccatgttatggacatcttgagtatctggtacttgaattattgatttgacctcatcactctaaattaacttgttgggttgataatgactattttaattgggattgagttggaggaaccttctcaatgatgtttcaaccaccatgatagttaaataaaatctattcctgtgttgtagggaa
Coding sequences within:
- the LOC123074151 gene encoding 17.5 kDa class II heat shock protein-like; amino-acid sequence: MAGMMFGLDAPMMTALQHLLDIPDGETGAPGGEKQGPTRAYVRDARAMAATPADVKELPGAYAFVVDMPGLGSGDIKVQVEDERVLVISGERRREEKEDAKYLRMERRMGKLMRKFVLPENADMEKISAACRDGVLTVTVEKLPPPEPKKPKTIQVQVA